In Ochotona princeps isolate mOchPri1 chromosome 22, mOchPri1.hap1, whole genome shotgun sequence, the following are encoded in one genomic region:
- the VSTM2L gene encoding V-set and transmembrane domain-containing protein 2-like protein: MINQAADPSAAAAPGGRVRRHERRGLPPRGRVPQSAAQPAGCALAARCPLPAARSRGRAGSGRGPASAAAPGPRTRARRRRRPGSQAAPGARALRCAKPPCEAAAPPARALTMGAPLAGALGALHYLALFLQLGGATRAAGRAPWDNHVSGHALFTETPHDMTARTGEDVELACSFRGSGSPSYSLEIQWWYVRSHRDWTDKQAWASNQLKASQQEDTGKDATKISVVKVVGSNISHKLRLSRVKPTDEGTYECRVIDFSDGKARHHKVKAYLRVQPGENSVLHLPEAPPAAPAPPPPKPGKELRKRSVDQEACSL; encoded by the exons ATGATAAATCAAGCGGCGGATCCCTCCGCCGCCGCTGCTCCGGGCGGGCGGGTGCGGCGGCACGAGCGGCGTGGCCTTCCGCCGAGAGGAAGAGTCCCGCAGTCGGCGGCGCAACCGGCGGGGTGTGCGCTCGCTGCCCGCTGCCCGCTGCCCGCTGCCCGCAGCCGGGGCCGGGCCGGATCAGGCCGAGGACCGGCCAGCGCAGCCGCGCCGGGGCCGCGCACCAGGGCCAGGCGGCGCCGGAGGCCCGGCAGCCAGGCCGCCCCCGGGGCGCGGGCGCTGCGGTGTGCCAAGCCCCCATGTGAGGCGGCGGCTCCCCCGGCCCGAGCGCTCACCATGGGGGCCCCGCTCGCCGGGGCGCTGGGCGCCCTTCACTACCTGGCACTTTTCCTGCAACTCGGAGGCGCCACGCGGGCCGCCGGCCGCGCGCCCTGGGACAACCACGTCTCCGGCCACG CCCTGTTCACAGAGACGCCCCACGACATGACGGCACGGACAGGCGAGGATGTGGAGTTGGCCTGCTCCTTCCGCGGTAGCGGCTCCCCCTCCTACTCGCTGGAGATCCAGTGGTGGTACGTGCGGAGCCATCGGGACTGGACCGACAAGCAGGCATGGGCCTCCAACCAG CTAAAGGCATCTCAGCAGGAGGACACAGGGAAGGACGCCACCAAAATaagt GTGGTCAAGGTCGTGGGCAGCAACATCTCTCACAAGCTGCGCCTGTCCCGGGTGAAGCCCACAGACGAAGGCACCTATGAGTGCCGCGTCATCGACTTCAGTGATGGCAAGGCCCGGCATCACAAGGTCAAGGCCTACCTGCGGGTGCAGCCAGGCGAGAACTCggtcctgcacctgcctgaagcCCCTCCTGCCGCGCCCGCCCCACCGCCCCCAAAGCCGGGCAAAGAGCTGAGAAAACGCTCGGTGGACCAGGAGGCCTGTAGCCTCTAG